Proteins from one Corynebacterium epidermidicanis genomic window:
- a CDS encoding leucyl aminopeptidase: MPTEFSLPAVGDMPQLSIAKKLPKKADAIVIPVFQGEDGPEIATTGLFSSEDEVAILRALGALGATGKAQEITKLTAVADAELIVAVGLGDSAEFDAETLRRSAGVAARSLTGIKVAAFALGVFGLSDTVVGAALGAYSFRGQKTTKQPKAQRPVQEIVFISEKNDEFEQAQIIAESVAFARDLVNTASSHLYPESYAVIAANLAEKYGVATEILDDKQLAKKGFGGLTAVGQGSARGPRLLRLTYEAKKAEKHVALVGKGITFDTGGISIKPSANMDQMISDMGGSASVIAATIAAARLGLKVTVTATVPMAENMPDGLSYRPGDVITQYGGKTVEITNTDAEGRLVLADAMVRACEDKPDYLIDTATLTGAQLVALGARTTGVMGTELFRDRIAEIGREVGEPAWAMPIPEEMAEEMKSDVADLRNSGGSRFGGMMQAGYFLSEFVSDDIEWAHLDIAGPAYNTGGAFGYVPKRATGNPVRTLVATLQDIADKG; this comes from the coding sequence GTGCCAACAGAGTTTTCTCTCCCTGCAGTAGGCGACATGCCGCAGCTCAGCATCGCCAAGAAGCTCCCTAAAAAGGCTGATGCGATTGTCATTCCGGTCTTCCAGGGCGAAGACGGCCCGGAAATCGCGACCACGGGCCTGTTTTCCAGCGAGGATGAAGTTGCTATCCTCCGCGCACTCGGCGCGTTGGGTGCTACCGGCAAGGCTCAGGAGATTACCAAGCTCACCGCCGTAGCTGACGCGGAGCTCATCGTGGCTGTAGGGCTCGGCGATTCTGCTGAGTTTGACGCCGAAACTTTGCGACGCAGTGCCGGCGTTGCAGCGCGTAGCCTCACCGGTATCAAGGTCGCAGCATTTGCCCTCGGTGTATTTGGCCTGAGCGACACGGTGGTGGGTGCCGCACTGGGCGCATACTCATTCCGTGGCCAAAAGACCACGAAGCAGCCGAAAGCTCAGCGTCCGGTGCAGGAGATCGTATTCATCTCCGAGAAGAATGATGAGTTTGAGCAGGCTCAGATCATCGCCGAATCCGTCGCATTCGCTCGCGATTTGGTGAACACCGCATCTTCGCATCTTTACCCGGAGTCCTATGCTGTCATCGCGGCCAATCTGGCAGAGAAGTATGGCGTAGCCACGGAAATCCTGGACGATAAGCAGCTGGCCAAGAAAGGCTTCGGTGGCTTGACGGCGGTGGGTCAAGGGTCTGCTCGCGGGCCACGTCTGTTGCGTCTGACCTACGAGGCCAAGAAGGCGGAAAAGCATGTCGCACTCGTCGGTAAGGGCATTACTTTCGACACTGGCGGTATCTCGATCAAGCCAAGCGCAAATATGGACCAAATGATCTCCGACATGGGCGGTTCCGCCTCGGTCATCGCAGCTACCATCGCAGCAGCTCGCCTCGGCTTGAAGGTTACTGTGACGGCGACGGTTCCTATGGCCGAGAACATGCCAGACGGCTTGTCGTACCGACCAGGAGATGTCATCACCCAATACGGCGGAAAGACGGTGGAAATCACCAACACCGACGCCGAGGGGCGCCTCGTGCTTGCCGACGCCATGGTGCGCGCCTGCGAGGATAAGCCGGACTACCTCATCGATACCGCTACCCTCACCGGCGCACAACTCGTCGCTTTGGGTGCCCGCACCACCGGTGTTATGGGCACTGAATTGTTCCGCGATCGCATCGCGGAAATCGGCCGGGAAGTCGGCGAACCCGCCTGGGCAATGCCAATTCCAGAGGAAATGGCCGAGGAAATGAAGTCTGACGTCGCGGATCTGCGCAACTCCGGCGGCAGCCGTTTCGGTGGCATGATGCAGGCCGGCTACTTCCTTTCGGAATTCGTCTCCGATGACATCGAGTGGGCTCACCTGGACATCGCGGGCCCGGCATACAACACGGGTGGAGCTTTCGGCTATGTCCCTAAGCGTGCGACGGGCAACCCAGTTCGCACGCTGGTAGCAACGCTGCAGGATATCGCCGACAAGGGCTAG
- a CDS encoding DUF3043 domain-containing protein, whose protein sequence is MSDTTNNSGSDFNDERPRAYTPKKGRPTPKRDEVERARGVRRGPVAAPETAKEARARRKAMKESMSKEEYKAYKNKQREERQRRARETQAAMDRGDEKYLLPRDKGEERKFVRDWVDSKRFLNNLVLPVALALLVIMFVGQIYPTVAGTLSMVTMVIILGFLIEGIFIGRGANKRVREKFPHTTDTGFGMGFYAYSRATQLRNLRTPKPRVKVGDQV, encoded by the coding sequence GTGAGCGATACAACGAACAATTCTGGTAGTGACTTCAACGACGAACGCCCCCGGGCATACACGCCCAAAAAGGGCCGTCCGACGCCAAAACGTGACGAGGTGGAACGGGCTCGCGGCGTTCGCCGAGGCCCCGTAGCTGCACCCGAAACCGCGAAGGAAGCACGGGCGCGTCGAAAAGCCATGAAAGAGTCGATGTCCAAAGAGGAATACAAGGCTTACAAAAATAAACAACGCGAAGAGCGGCAGCGACGCGCGCGCGAAACCCAAGCAGCAATGGACCGCGGCGATGAAAAGTACCTGCTGCCTCGCGATAAGGGCGAGGAACGCAAGTTTGTACGCGATTGGGTGGACTCGAAGCGATTCCTGAACAACCTAGTGTTGCCGGTCGCCTTAGCGCTGCTTGTGATTATGTTCGTCGGCCAAATCTACCCCACGGTCGCCGGCACCCTATCGATGGTGACCATGGTCATCATCTTGGGTTTCCTTATCGAAGGTATCTTTATCGGCCGTGGCGCCAACAAACGGGTACGGGAGAAGTTCCCACACACCACCGACACTGGATTTGGCATGGGTTTCTACGCGTATTCTCGCGCAACCCAGCTGCGTAACCTACGCACGCCGAAGCCTCGCGTCAAGGTCGGCGACCAGGTGTAA
- a CDS encoding bifunctional adenosylcobinamide kinase/adenosylcobinamide-phosphate guanylyltransferase, with the protein MITLVLGGARSGKSAFAEMLTTRISSLESSAVTYVATARPWPGDTDFAQRIAKHQASRPAQWHTEDCRDAIDVLCSPQSPTLIIDDLGTWLSEQFDSHDAWPDATAGKKEDQLRDVERRCAEFVAALQATTARNVVMVTPEVGMGLIPETPVGRVFRDTIGALNAAVAECADQVHLVVAGCALTLKPE; encoded by the coding sequence ATGATCACGCTGGTTCTCGGTGGCGCCCGCAGTGGCAAGTCCGCGTTCGCTGAAATGCTCACCACACGTATCAGCAGCCTCGAGTCCAGCGCAGTCACTTATGTGGCCACAGCTCGGCCGTGGCCCGGTGACACGGACTTTGCGCAGCGTATCGCCAAGCATCAAGCCTCGCGCCCCGCTCAGTGGCACACCGAGGATTGCCGGGACGCCATCGACGTCTTATGTTCGCCCCAAAGCCCGACCCTCATCATTGATGACCTTGGCACGTGGCTTTCCGAGCAATTTGATAGCCACGATGCCTGGCCAGACGCCACGGCTGGAAAAAAGGAAGACCAGCTGCGGGACGTCGAGAGACGCTGTGCAGAATTCGTTGCAGCATTGCAAGCCACAACAGCCCGCAATGTCGTGATGGTTACCCCTGAAGTTGGGATGGGGTTGATCCCTGAAACTCCTGTAGGCCGGGTTTTTAGAGACACCATCGGTGCTCTCAACGCAGCTGTGGCCGAATGCGCGGACCAAGTACACCTCGTCGTCGCGGGATGCGCGCTAACCTTAAAACCCGAATAG
- the cobS gene encoding adenosylcobinamide-GDP ribazoletransferase: MSGKAGQTPSEEPTHGPALIDGPATVISWLTVLPVRGASTFDRTTGRRAMASLPVAGVVIGLIVGLIGGLVDAVATPLLAAALTVAGFQLLTRMMHLDGLADVGDALGSYAPARRAQEILADSSTGALGMGTALLVLLTQVAAYASLAQYLSPIFFGLAILAVGFISRTAGMIGCTRGFRPFSSTGFGSLIVGTLRPGWIVGWLAVASVGLVGLAVGVDKHLAVSLAAACATALVIAFVLARHCSRRFAGLNGDCVGASIECAATAAATTTALALGIAS; encoded by the coding sequence ATGTCCGGCAAAGCGGGTCAAACCCCGAGCGAGGAACCCACACACGGTCCAGCCCTCATCGATGGCCCGGCAACTGTCATCAGTTGGCTAACAGTGCTTCCCGTCCGCGGCGCCTCCACGTTCGATCGCACCACTGGCAGGCGCGCCATGGCGTCACTTCCAGTGGCCGGGGTCGTCATCGGCCTGATTGTGGGGCTCATCGGCGGGCTTGTCGACGCTGTGGCGACTCCCCTCCTCGCGGCCGCACTCACCGTAGCTGGGTTCCAGCTATTAACCCGAATGATGCACCTTGATGGTCTCGCCGACGTCGGGGACGCACTTGGTTCTTATGCACCCGCTCGACGCGCCCAAGAGATTCTGGCGGATTCCTCGACTGGCGCGCTCGGGATGGGTACCGCGCTGCTGGTGCTACTCACCCAGGTCGCAGCGTATGCCTCCCTCGCACAGTACCTTTCCCCCATTTTTTTCGGACTGGCGATTCTTGCCGTGGGCTTCATCAGCCGTACTGCCGGAATGATTGGCTGCACCCGCGGTTTCAGACCGTTCTCGTCGACAGGTTTCGGCAGTTTGATTGTGGGTACCCTGCGACCCGGTTGGATCGTAGGCTGGCTAGCGGTTGCGTCGGTGGGTCTCGTGGGCCTTGCCGTAGGCGTCGATAAGCACTTGGCTGTGAGCCTGGCTGCAGCATGCGCGACGGCGCTAGTAATTGCTTTCGTGCTCGCGCGACATTGCTCCCGACGCTTTGCCGGCCTCAATGGGGACTGCGTCGGCGCAAGTATTGAATGCGCAGCAACAGCCGCAGCCACCACCACGGCGTTGGCGCTAGGAATCGCATCCTAG
- the cobT gene encoding nicotinate-nucleotide--dimethylbenzimidazole phosphoribosyltransferase, with protein sequence MFSRVEIPSPQVREQAQAYQDQLTKPAGSLGRLEEIGIWLSACQGVVPPRPISRARVVVFAGDHGIAAKGVSAYPPAVSLQMAANIRAGGAGINALAESAGATVRVADISLDHDAWGDERVSRSCGSIDVEDAMTEEQAVRALNVGKMIADQEVDSGADLLIAGDLGIGNTTPAAALIGVATRSEPVAVVGRGTGINDEAWKRKVTAIRDAMFRVRNDYNDPVRVLQAISSPDLTAMAGFLAQAAVRRTPVILDGAVVTSAALWATRLAPGARNWWLAGHQSVEPAHKAALQLLELEPLLEYNLRLGEGSGAAAALPLVHAAANIMNSMATFESAGVSETI encoded by the coding sequence ATTTTTTCTCGCGTCGAGATTCCCAGCCCACAGGTCCGGGAACAAGCGCAGGCGTACCAGGATCAGCTCACCAAACCAGCAGGTAGCCTGGGACGCCTGGAGGAAATTGGCATCTGGCTGAGCGCATGCCAAGGCGTGGTTCCACCTCGACCAATCAGCCGTGCACGGGTGGTGGTTTTCGCAGGTGACCACGGGATCGCCGCCAAGGGAGTCTCCGCTTACCCACCCGCGGTCTCCCTCCAGATGGCCGCCAATATCCGCGCGGGCGGAGCCGGCATTAACGCCTTAGCGGAATCTGCTGGTGCTACCGTGCGAGTCGCCGATATTTCACTTGACCATGACGCATGGGGCGACGAGCGAGTCTCGCGATCTTGTGGCTCCATCGATGTCGAGGACGCGATGACCGAGGAGCAGGCGGTTCGGGCGCTCAACGTCGGCAAGATGATCGCCGACCAGGAAGTAGATTCCGGCGCTGATCTGCTCATCGCTGGAGACCTCGGTATCGGAAATACCACGCCGGCCGCGGCACTCATCGGGGTAGCTACCCGCTCCGAACCGGTTGCCGTAGTCGGTCGAGGCACTGGTATCAACGACGAAGCCTGGAAACGAAAGGTCACCGCCATTCGGGATGCCATGTTCCGTGTCCGGAACGACTACAACGACCCTGTTCGCGTCCTCCAGGCGATTTCCTCCCCCGACCTCACCGCCATGGCCGGTTTCCTCGCCCAAGCCGCCGTGCGACGGACCCCAGTCATTTTGGACGGCGCCGTGGTCACTTCTGCGGCCCTATGGGCGACCCGCCTGGCTCCAGGCGCCCGCAACTGGTGGCTCGCTGGGCATCAATCAGTCGAACCAGCGCACAAAGCGGCCCTACAGCTTCTGGAGCTCGAACCACTCCTGGAATACAACCTCCGCCTGGGCGAAGGCTCGGGCGCAGCAGCCGCCCTGCCACTCGTGCACGCAGCCGCGAACATCATGAACAGCATGGCTACCTTTGAATCCGCAGGAGTCTCGGAGACGATCTAG
- a CDS encoding branched-chain amino acid aminotransferase, producing the protein MNELEFVIDRTQSATPATQIADILAHPGFGKHFTDHMVTIEWNTDQGWHDARVRPYAPLSFDPASSVLHYGQAIFEGLKAYRQPDGSIAAFRPEANAARLNASARRMAMPELPEDVFVEAVRQLVDIDREWVPAAGGEESLYLRPFMISTEIGLGVHPANSYTFAIIASPAGAYFSGGINPVSVWLCEDYVRAAPGGTGAAKFAGNYAASLLAQAQAAEKGCDQVVWLDAIKHENIEEMGGMNLGFIFGGDDQPTLVTPQLSGSLLPGITRDSLLQVAQDLGLRVEERTITTSEWREAATSGAMTEAFACGTAAVITPVGTVKSKDGEFQINGGKTGEITMKLRETLTGIQRGEVADQHGWKHILVSA; encoded by the coding sequence ATGAACGAACTTGAATTTGTGATCGATCGCACACAAAGCGCTACTCCTGCGACGCAGATCGCCGACATTCTTGCTCATCCTGGTTTTGGTAAGCACTTTACAGACCACATGGTGACCATTGAATGGAACACTGACCAAGGCTGGCATGATGCCCGAGTCCGCCCCTACGCCCCGCTGAGCTTCGACCCGGCATCCAGCGTCTTGCACTATGGGCAGGCAATCTTTGAAGGCTTGAAGGCATATCGTCAGCCTGATGGGTCTATTGCTGCTTTCCGCCCCGAAGCAAATGCAGCCCGACTCAACGCTTCTGCTCGCCGGATGGCAATGCCGGAGCTGCCGGAAGATGTGTTTGTGGAAGCAGTCCGCCAGCTCGTGGATATCGATCGCGAATGGGTCCCGGCCGCTGGTGGAGAAGAATCCCTCTACCTGCGCCCATTCATGATCTCGACGGAAATCGGACTTGGCGTTCACCCCGCAAATTCCTACACCTTCGCGATTATTGCCTCCCCAGCCGGCGCCTACTTCAGCGGCGGTATCAACCCGGTTTCGGTATGGCTGTGTGAAGACTACGTCCGCGCCGCCCCAGGTGGTACGGGTGCTGCAAAGTTCGCTGGTAACTATGCGGCATCGTTGCTTGCTCAGGCACAGGCTGCCGAAAAGGGTTGTGACCAGGTGGTCTGGTTGGACGCGATCAAGCACGAAAACATTGAAGAAATGGGCGGGATGAACCTCGGCTTTATCTTCGGTGGCGACGATCAACCAACCCTAGTTACCCCACAGTTGAGCGGTTCGCTCTTGCCCGGCATCACCCGCGATTCGCTCCTACAGGTAGCCCAGGATCTGGGCCTACGTGTGGAAGAACGTACTATCACCACTTCGGAGTGGCGAGAGGCTGCCACCAGCGGCGCGATGACTGAAGCTTTTGCCTGTGGCACCGCTGCCGTGATTACCCCGGTCGGGACTGTGAAGTCCAAGGATGGGGAATTCCAAATCAATGGCGGAAAAACCGGCGAGATCACCATGAAGCTCCGCGAAACCCTCACCGGCATCCAGCGTGGCGAGGTCGCGGATCAGCACGGATGGAAGCACATCCTGGTATCTGCCTAG
- the sucB gene encoding 2-oxoglutarate dehydrogenase, E2 component, dihydrolipoamide succinyltransferase, with the protein MAFSVEMPELGESVTEGTITRWLKQVGDTVAADEPLLEVSTDKVDTEIPAPRAGVLTKILFEEDDTVDVGEVIAEIGEEGEAADSAAAEPAKEEPKAEPAKEETKEEPQASNNAASGEATDVKMPELGESVTEGTITRWLKSVGDTVEVDEALLEVSTDKVDTEVPSPVAGTIVEILFDEDDTVDVGEVIVRIGDANAQPAAKEETKAEPAKEEPKAEPAKEETKEEPQASNNAASGEATDVKMPELGESVTEGTITRWLKSVGDTVEVDEALLEVSTDKVDTEVPSPVAGTIVEILFDEDDTVDVGEVIVRIGDANAQPAAKEETKAEPAKEETKAEPAKEEPKVEVAAKVEAPKEEAAKVDNSNAPYVTPLVRKLADKHGVDLSKVEGTGVGGRIRKQDVLAAAGQGEAPATTAAAKGSAISTKSVDPEKAKLRGTTQRVNRIREITAKKTLESLHSAAQLTQLHEVDMTKVAELRKQAKPKFVEKHGVNLTYLPFFAKAIVEALVSHPNVNASYNAETKEMTYHAQVNLGIAVDTPAGLLSPVIHNAQDKSLPELAKAIVDIADRARNNKLKPNDLTGGTFTITNIGSEGALSDTPILVPPQAAMVGTGAIVKRPVVVTEDGNDAIAIRQMVYLPMTYDHQVVDGADAGRFMTTVRDRLETGNFEGDLEL; encoded by the coding sequence ATGGCGTTTTCCGTTGAAATGCCCGAACTCGGTGAGTCAGTCACCGAAGGCACTATTACCCGCTGGCTGAAGCAGGTCGGTGACACTGTCGCTGCCGACGAGCCGTTGCTGGAGGTTTCCACGGATAAGGTTGACACGGAAATCCCTGCTCCACGCGCAGGTGTGTTGACCAAGATCCTGTTCGAAGAAGACGACACCGTAGATGTCGGTGAAGTCATCGCCGAAATCGGTGAAGAAGGCGAAGCCGCCGATTCAGCAGCAGCTGAACCAGCCAAGGAAGAACCAAAGGCTGAGCCAGCAAAGGAAGAAACCAAGGAAGAGCCACAGGCAAGCAACAACGCAGCCTCCGGCGAAGCTACCGACGTGAAGATGCCAGAACTCGGCGAATCCGTCACCGAAGGCACCATCACCCGCTGGCTGAAGTCCGTCGGCGACACCGTCGAAGTAGACGAAGCACTGCTAGAAGTCTCCACCGACAAGGTCGACACCGAAGTACCTTCCCCAGTAGCAGGCACCATCGTCGAAATCCTCTTCGACGAAGACGACACCGTTGATGTCGGCGAAGTCATCGTCCGCATCGGCGACGCCAACGCACAGCCAGCAGCAAAGGAAGAAACCAAGGCAGAACCAGCCAAGGAAGAACCAAAGGCTGAGCCAGCAAAGGAAGAAACCAAGGAAGAGCCACAGGCAAGCAACAACGCAGCCTCCGGCGAAGCTACCGACGTGAAGATGCCAGAACTCGGCGAATCCGTCACCGAAGGCACCATCACCCGCTGGCTGAAGTCCGTCGGCGACACCGTCGAAGTAGACGAAGCACTGCTAGAAGTCTCCACCGACAAGGTCGACACCGAAGTACCTTCCCCAGTAGCAGGCACCATCGTCGAAATCCTCTTCGACGAAGACGACACCGTTGATGTCGGCGAAGTCATCGTCCGCATCGGCGACGCCAACGCACAGCCAGCAGCAAAGGAAGAAACCAAGGCAGAACCAGCCAAGGAAGAAACCAAGGCAGAACCAGCCAAGGAAGAGCCAAAGGTCGAGGTTGCTGCCAAGGTTGAGGCGCCAAAGGAAGAGGCCGCTAAGGTCGATAATTCCAATGCCCCATACGTCACCCCGTTGGTCCGCAAGCTAGCTGACAAGCACGGCGTAGACCTTTCCAAGGTCGAGGGCACCGGAGTCGGTGGACGTATCCGCAAGCAGGATGTCTTGGCTGCTGCTGGCCAGGGCGAAGCACCTGCGACTACCGCTGCGGCGAAGGGCTCTGCAATTTCGACGAAGTCCGTCGATCCAGAGAAGGCAAAGCTGCGTGGCACCACACAGCGCGTCAACCGTATTCGCGAGATCACCGCGAAGAAGACCTTGGAATCCCTCCACTCTGCAGCTCAGCTGACCCAGCTGCATGAAGTGGATATGACCAAGGTTGCGGAGCTCCGCAAGCAGGCTAAGCCTAAGTTCGTCGAGAAGCACGGCGTGAACCTGACCTACCTGCCATTCTTCGCGAAGGCAATCGTTGAGGCTCTGGTTTCCCACCCGAACGTCAACGCTTCCTACAACGCTGAGACCAAGGAAATGACCTACCACGCGCAGGTCAACTTGGGTATCGCCGTGGATACTCCGGCTGGTTTGCTCTCCCCTGTCATCCACAACGCTCAAGACAAGTCGCTGCCTGAGCTGGCTAAGGCCATCGTTGACATCGCCGATCGCGCGCGCAACAACAAGCTCAAGCCAAATGACCTGACTGGCGGCACCTTCACCATCACCAACATTGGTTCCGAAGGCGCGCTCTCTGACACCCCAATCCTCGTGCCACCACAGGCTGCGATGGTCGGCACCGGAGCGATCGTCAAGCGCCCTGTCGTGGTCACCGAGGACGGCAACGATGCGATCGCTATCCGTCAGATGGTTTACTTGCCAATGACCTACGATCACCAGGTTGTTGACGGTGCCGACGCCGGTCGTTTCATGACCACCGTCCGCGACCGTCTCGAGACCGGCAACTTCGAAGGCGACCTTGAGCTCTAG